A single window of Zea mays cultivar B73 chromosome 10, Zm-B73-REFERENCE-NAM-5.0, whole genome shotgun sequence DNA harbors:
- the LOC103641383 gene encoding nucleolar MIF4G domain-containing protein 1, whose product MGGKSEQKSRKERRKEARSEKHKLRFLSWVGHQGGKKKKPSMSVVEPSSVEEKPKKEPDGMMKKKRKREAEGKRKPRSNFQEYLEMEMGGPVSMEEDLEMERKLAKKLKLKKGKLGGPDDGMDDLFADLGFGGDFGSDDGETKAYDWNVVEDTNLDKRKGKKKNKEKKDDTVMEEPDDIDEENGRKKKKKKKKDGMEKEELVDVGEENGQKRKKKKKMKDDSEMDEPDDEGVHMDEENDGAVLESEDGVSNVVELPKESKGKYVPPSLRNASNSESEEIAQMRRRVRGLLNRLSESNVESITQEIATLFRSVPRSDGSQIIGDEVLASCSRGPRGNEQYAAVFAAFVAGMACLVGVDFSAKILASIAKSFEDEYSKEDGLSLRNLTLLFCYLCIFGVTSSDLVYDLLSILSKRLTELDVSTVLTILQCCGMKLRGDDPCAMKDFVLSIQNSVNDLKLHSGVGADGKTDIRSRRMEFMLETICDIKNNKKRPKEDPSHHTRIKKWLQKLKAEDVLLRGLTWSRLLDPDKKGQWWLSGDVPSTVAKIEDVAAVISKDVAETKKLLQLAAAQRMNTDIRRAIFCIIMSAEDYVDAFEKLLRLGLSGKQDREIIRVIVDCCLHEKMFNKYYTVLASKLCNHEKNHKFSLQYCIWDHFKELDNMESSRSMNLAKLVAEMLLNFTLSLATLKVVNLANPVEMTPARVSHFRMLFETLLQKDDARVWNVFTRVAGLPELEVLRDGIVMFIKQHVIAEDSGKDLASKFKIAKKALDNTAGVLM is encoded by the exons ATGGGGG GGAAATCGGAGCAGAAGTCTCGAAAAGAGAGGCGGAAAGAGGCGAGATCAGAGAAGCACAAGCTGCGATTTCTTTCTTGGGTTGGGCATCAG ggtggcaaaaagaagaagccgTCAATGTCAGTAGTAGAGCCAAGTTCGGTTGAGGAGAAGCCAAAGAAAGAGCCTGATggcatgatgaagaagaagagaaAGAGGGAAGCAGAGGGTAAGCGGAAGCCCAGGTCCAACTTCCAGGAATATCTTGAGATGGAGATGGGTGGACCTGTGAGCATGGAGGAGGATCTAGAGATGGAGAGGAAGCTTGCAAAAAAGCTCAAGTTGAAGAAAGGAAAGTTGGGAGGTCCTGATGATGGTATGGATGACCTTTTTGCGGACCTTGGGTTTGGTGGTGACTTTGGTTCAGATGATGGTGAAACAAAAGCATATGATTGGAATGTGGTGGAGGACACTAATTTAGACAAGAGAAAAGGTAAAAAGAAAAATAAGGAGAAAAAGGATGACACAGTGatggaggaaccagatgacattgATGAAGAGAATGGTcggaaaaagaagaaaaaaaagaagaaggatggtatgGAGAAGGAGGAACTGGTTGATGTAGGTGAAGAGAATggtcagaaaaggaaaaagaagaagaagatgaaggatGACTCAGAGATGGACGAACCAGATGATGAAGGTGTTCACATGGATGAAGAGAATGATGGAGCAGTCCTGGAATCTGAGGATGGAGTGTCTAATGTGGTTGAACTGCCCAAAGAATCAAAAGGGAAGTATGTACCTCCGAGTCTGCGTAATGCTTCCAATTCAGAATCAGAAGAAATTGCCCAGATGCGTCGCAGAGTAAGAG GACTTCTGAACAGACTTTCAGAGTCAAATGTGGAGTCCATTACTCAGGAAATTGCCACACTTTTTCGA TCTGTTCCACGAAGTGATGGCTCCCAGATAATTGGGGATGAGGTTTTGGCTAGTTGTTCCCGAGGACCTCGTGGCAATGAACA GTATGCCGCTGTCTTTGCAGCCTTTGTTGCAGGTATGGCATGTTTGGTCGGTGTTGACTTCAGTGCCaagatccttgcatctattgctaaGTCATTTGAG GATGAGTATTCAAAAGAAGATGGTCTATctttgagaaaccttaccttacTCTTCTGCTATTTGTGCATATTTGGTGTTACCTCAAG CGATCTTGTGTATGATCTTCTGTCGATTCTGAGCAAGCGCTTGACAGAGCTAGATGTCTCTACAGTGTTGACCATCCTACAGT GCTGTGGAATGAAGCTGCGGGGAGATGATCCATGTGCTATGAAAGATTTTGTCCTTAGTATTCAGAACTCTGTGAATGATCTTAAATTGCACTCTGGTGTTGGAGCAGACGGGAAGACTGATATACGTAGCAGAAGA ATGGAATTTATGCTTGAAACCATATGTGACATTAAGAACAATAAGAAAAGGCCTAAAGAGGATCCTTCACACCATACTCGAATAAAAAAGTGGCTTCAAAAG CTTAAGGCAGAAGATGTCCTCTTGCGTGGGTTAACATGGAGCAGGCTTTTGGACCCTGATAAGAAAGGGCAGTGGTGGTTGTCTGGGGATGTTCCATCTACAGTAGCTAAGATTGAAGATGTTGCAGctgttataagcaaggatgttgcAGAGACAAAAAAACTTCTTCAGCTTGCAGCTGCTCAACGGATGAACACTGACATACGAAGAGCAATCTTTTGTATTATAATGAGTGCTGAAGACTATGTAGATGCTTTTGAAAAGCTCTTGAGGCTGGGCCTTTCTGGGAAGCAG GACCGAGAAATTATAAGGGTCATTGTTGACTGTTGTCTGCATGAGAAGATGTTCAATAAGTATTACACAGTCCTTGCTTCCAAGCTATGCAACCATGAGAAAAACCACAAGTTCAGCTTGCAG TACTGCATCTGGGACCATTTTAAGGAGCTAGATAATATGGAGTCAAGTAGATCCATGAACCTTGCGAAGCTAGTTGCGGAGATGCTGTTGAACTTCACGCTCTCCCTCGCAACTTTGAAGGTTGTTAACCTGGCCAACCCGGTGGAGATGACTCCGGCAAGGGTCTCGCATTTCCGGATGCTGTTTGAGACCTTGCTACAGAAAGACGATGCACGCGTGTGGAATGTCTTCACTCGTGTCGCTGGCCTTCCAGAGCTCGAGGTATTGAGGGATGGCATTGTGATGTTCATCAAGCAGCACGTGATCGCCGAGGACTCAGGGaaggacttggctagcaaattcaAGATTGCGAAGAAGGCGCTCGACAATACTGCCGGAGTTCTGATGTAA